From a single Calothrix sp. NIES-2098 genomic region:
- a CDS encoding polysaccharide deacetylase — protein MSFWHPDVTHNQYQRQKIISGVAIAFSVTACSINPIGINSPLKTQQISSKLHAVAVPQPKIISQDNPQSQPSTKVENLSFRLPEKFQGQTVYHVQPNNNEKVIALSIDDGPWPKTTLQMLDILKQNDVKATFFWVGQALQANPEIAKQVVAEGHAIGNHTWHHWYRRMDEATAKNEIERTNELIYKTTGVKTTLFRPPGGVLNNGLAAYAKSQKDAVIMWSQTSADTDPHAKYQVFIKNVLRDAKPGSIVLMHDGGGDRQRTVQALPEIISRLKQQGYRFVTVPELLEMQK, from the coding sequence GTGAGTTTTTGGCACCCTGATGTGACACACAATCAATACCAGCGACAAAAGATAATTAGTGGAGTAGCGATCGCTTTTTCAGTAACAGCTTGTAGTATTAATCCCATAGGTATTAACTCACCATTAAAAACTCAACAGATAAGTAGTAAACTTCACGCTGTAGCAGTACCGCAACCAAAGATTATCAGCCAAGATAATCCCCAATCGCAGCCATCAACTAAAGTAGAAAACCTCTCTTTTCGCCTCCCAGAGAAGTTTCAGGGACAAACTGTGTATCATGTTCAACCTAATAATAACGAGAAAGTTATCGCCCTGAGCATTGATGATGGCCCCTGGCCCAAAACTACCTTACAAATGCTGGATATTCTCAAGCAAAATGATGTGAAAGCAACATTTTTTTGGGTAGGTCAAGCTTTACAAGCTAATCCCGAAATTGCCAAGCAAGTAGTAGCCGAAGGGCACGCGATCGGTAATCATACTTGGCATCATTGGTATCGACGCATGGATGAAGCCACAGCCAAAAATGAAATTGAGCGCACAAACGAACTTATTTACAAAACTACGGGAGTTAAAACTACTTTGTTTCGCCCTCCCGGAGGAGTATTAAATAACGGATTGGCTGCTTACGCTAAAAGCCAAAAAGATGCTGTAATCATGTGGTCGCAAACTTCCGCCGATACCGATCCTCATGCTAAGTATCAAGTATTTATCAAGAACGTCTTAAGAGATGCCAAACCAGGATCTATTGTATTAATGCATGACGGCGGAGGCGATCGCCAAAGAACTGTCCAAGCCTTGCCAGAAATTATTAGCAGACTCAAACAACAAGGCTATCGATTTGTCACAGTCCCCGAATTACTAGAAATGCAAAAATAA
- a CDS encoding HNH endonuclease, translated as MTIAMQVLEQSVVVFSQNYLPLCRVNIKRAIVLLVTNKAEPLSLSTDAGWKIHSPSLILDVPKHIRLKIASGERTWKVPPVNRREVLRRDHHSCQYCGSKKSLTLDHVIPRSQGGPHTWNNVVIACERCNSYKGNRTPSEAGMQLRTKPKAPVHPAISFAEQFWNNVQANLE; from the coding sequence GTGACGATCGCGATGCAAGTGTTAGAGCAATCCGTAGTGGTATTTTCTCAAAATTACTTGCCACTGTGTCGGGTCAATATCAAGCGAGCTATTGTACTGTTAGTGACAAACAAAGCTGAACCATTAAGTTTGTCTACAGACGCCGGATGGAAAATCCATTCCCCCAGCTTGATACTTGATGTGCCAAAACACATTCGTCTGAAAATTGCTTCTGGCGAACGGACGTGGAAAGTTCCGCCAGTGAATCGGCGAGAAGTATTGCGACGAGACCATCACAGTTGCCAATATTGCGGTAGTAAAAAATCTCTAACGCTAGATCATGTAATTCCGCGATCGCAAGGCGGCCCGCACACATGGAATAACGTAGTCATAGCTTGTGAAAGATGTAACTCCTATAAAGGGAATCGCACCCCATCTGAGGCGGGTATGCAACTGCGTACCAAACCCAAAGCACCAGTGCATCCGGCGATTTCTTTTGCCGAGCAGTTCTGGAACAATGTGCAAGCAAACCTGGAATAA
- a CDS encoding GAF sensor signal transduction histidine kinase has translation MKKRLSSPPQCPDDVDRLQSYPVKLMQHPEEPAHKLLQQINQIVANRQATVLMLQDLAKLLGETFGVDCCLVTVMSEPSTEATTASWCTEQYLGLPQSDEIFSMEQLLMELHVVPCAAEPLNIEDISTIQKSLEIGCQSLPLPIKAVLAIPTRFRGKNNGVISLIKFQPHNWTQSEQQLLKSVESSCAIAVAQVAQSQLIVLQQQHLQKSDQYQSLIRQLTILSRSNLELKQMLQLAISSTAESLQADRGLFIMVKYTDPLFRTRSKKQIPNAKATVIGQWTRDAQSYPSSTSDILKDQSFVVSECGLCQRIFTESGKPVVINDYTEQKDIVTAAPLFAVDQFRAVLLMPLESQGKVLGFLVLQQASARSWQAAELNLVEMVCAQVSNSIIQSQTLRQVQNLVDERTAKLQSSLELQAKLHERTRQYVEQLRELNELKDEFLSNMSDRLRYPLTNMLMSIRNLRLPGITPERQNRYFDILEQECTKEINLINDLLTLQKLESQQATPQFETIDLNTRIQDLAASFDRKLAEKGLSITLDLPEESLKLQTEVESFDRILQELLTNACKYSEHETIVDLHATHQVNQLVDQVIIKVTNIGRGISSEEATYIFDKFRRGKGRWTPGTGLGLALAKSLVQHLNGTIAVESMQISDSDLSKICFTLTLPQFSDESKLYSDSD, from the coding sequence ATGAAAAAGCGTTTATCATCGCCGCCACAGTGCCCAGATGACGTAGATCGACTACAATCATACCCAGTCAAGCTGATGCAGCATCCGGAAGAACCAGCCCACAAGTTGTTACAACAGATTAATCAGATCGTTGCTAATAGACAAGCGACAGTATTGATGCTGCAAGATCTGGCTAAATTGCTGGGAGAAACTTTTGGGGTGGATTGCTGCTTAGTTACAGTGATGAGCGAGCCATCTACTGAAGCGACTACTGCTAGTTGGTGTACAGAACAATATCTAGGGTTACCGCAGTCAGACGAAATCTTCTCAATGGAACAGTTGCTCATGGAACTGCATGTAGTTCCATGTGCTGCTGAACCATTAAATATTGAAGACATTTCCACTATTCAAAAAAGTCTGGAAATTGGTTGTCAATCTTTGCCATTACCAATTAAGGCTGTTTTGGCGATTCCTACCCGTTTTCGGGGTAAAAATAACGGGGTCATTAGTCTAATTAAATTTCAACCCCATAATTGGACTCAGTCAGAACAACAACTTTTGAAAAGTGTAGAGTCGTCTTGCGCGATCGCTGTGGCTCAAGTAGCACAATCACAATTGATTGTGCTGCAACAGCAGCATTTGCAAAAGAGCGATCAATATCAAAGCTTGATCAGGCAATTAACTATATTAAGTCGGAGCAACTTGGAGTTAAAACAAATGCTCCAGTTAGCGATCTCCTCGACTGCGGAATCGTTACAAGCAGATCGGGGTCTGTTCATCATGGTGAAATATACAGATCCCTTATTTCGGACTCGCTCTAAAAAACAAATTCCTAATGCGAAAGCCACAGTCATTGGACAATGGACTAGGGATGCCCAAAGTTATCCTTCTAGTACATCAGACATCTTAAAAGACCAGTCCTTTGTGGTTTCGGAGTGTGGTTTATGCCAGCGCATATTCACAGAATCAGGAAAACCAGTAGTCATTAATGACTATACAGAACAAAAAGATATTGTCACAGCAGCTCCACTATTTGCAGTCGATCAGTTCCGGGCTGTGCTATTGATGCCCTTGGAAAGTCAAGGTAAAGTATTAGGATTTTTAGTTCTACAGCAAGCATCTGCTCGAAGTTGGCAAGCAGCAGAATTAAATCTTGTGGAAATGGTCTGTGCGCAAGTAAGTAATTCAATTATTCAGTCACAGACATTACGACAAGTGCAAAATTTAGTCGATGAACGGACAGCAAAACTCCAAAGCAGTCTGGAATTGCAAGCTAAATTACACGAAAGAACAAGGCAATATGTTGAGCAATTGCGAGAACTCAACGAACTCAAAGATGAATTTTTGAGCAATATGAGCGATCGCTTACGCTACCCGCTAACCAATATGCTCATGTCAATTCGTAATTTACGCCTGCCAGGAATCACACCAGAGCGCCAGAACCGATATTTCGATATTTTAGAGCAGGAATGTACCAAAGAAATAAATTTGATTAATGACTTGCTGACACTCCAGAAACTAGAGTCTCAACAAGCAACACCACAATTTGAAACTATAGATTTAAATACAAGAATTCAGGATTTAGCTGCTTCTTTCGATCGCAAACTGGCTGAGAAAGGATTAAGCATTACTCTTGATTTACCAGAGGAGTCGTTAAAACTACAAACAGAAGTTGAAAGTTTTGACCGCATCCTGCAAGAGTTACTCACTAATGCCTGTAAATACTCAGAGCATGAAACCATTGTTGATTTGCACGCTACTCACCAAGTCAACCAACTGGTCGATCAAGTTATTATTAAGGTGACTAATATAGGACGCGGCATCTCTTCCGAAGAAGCGACTTACATCTTTGACAAGTTCCGTCGCGGTAAAGGACGCTGGACTCCTGGGACTGGTTTAGGTTTGGCTCTAGCCAAGTCCCTTGTACAGCATTTAAATGGGACAATTGCCGTCGAGAGTATGCAAATTTCAGATTCCGATCTGAGCAAAATTTGTTTTACCCTGACGCTACCCCAGTTTTCTGACGAAAGCAAACTCTATTCTGACAGTGACTGA
- a CDS encoding cyclase/dehydrase, translating to MTEQPNTSADIDFNAASDKTNPELNLAVDTDSSPSVEIQIEKIAERQRQITAKIQIPHPVEQIWKVLTDYEGLVDFIPNLAKSRLLDHPNGGIRLEQVGSQRLLNFNFCARVVLDLQEYFPKEIKFCMVEGDFKGFSGSWCLEPYYFGEIIGTNLCYTIQVWPKLTMPVGIIENRLSKDLRLNLLAVYQRVTQLV from the coding sequence GTGACTGAACAACCTAACACTTCAGCGGATATCGATTTCAACGCCGCTAGTGACAAAACCAACCCCGAACTAAATTTGGCTGTTGATACAGATAGCTCACCATCTGTGGAAATCCAAATTGAGAAAATAGCAGAGCGACAACGACAAATCACCGCTAAAATCCAGATACCTCACCCAGTAGAACAAATCTGGAAAGTACTGACAGATTATGAAGGCTTAGTTGACTTCATTCCTAACTTGGCTAAAAGTCGGCTTTTAGACCATCCTAATGGTGGTATTCGCCTAGAGCAAGTAGGTTCTCAACGCCTGCTCAACTTTAATTTTTGTGCCCGTGTAGTACTCGATCTACAAGAATATTTCCCTAAGGAAATCAAATTCTGCATGGTAGAAGGAGATTTCAAAGGCTTTTCTGGTAGCTGGTGTTTAGAGCCTTATTATTTTGGTGAGATTATCGGCACAAATCTTTGCTATACAATCCAAGTTTGGCCTAAACTCACTATGCCAGTAGGAATTATTGAAAATCGCCTCAGTAAGGATCTGCGGTTAAATCTGTTAGCTGTATACCAACGTGTAACCCAGCTAGTTTAA
- a CDS encoding sodium/hydrogen exchanger: MEASFEITLQMVAAVVAGISAQVLAAYLRVPSIVLLLLLGILLGSDGIGLLHPHLLGTGLEVIVALATAIILFEGGLNLDVRELGRVSVSLQLLVTLGTLITLLGGSMAAHWLGEFPWNIAFLYASIIVVTGPTVINPLLKQINVDRQVATLLEGEGVLIDPVGAILAFVVLDTILNGDADPLNAIIGLLMRLGIGGAIGAAGGYLMSLIFKRATFLSFELKNLVVLAILWGLFTLAQTIRSESGVMTTVIAGAVFANSSVPEERLLRHFKGQLTILSVSVLFILLAADLSIASVFALGWGSLFTVLVLMFVIRPINILLCTWNSDLNWRQKLFLSWVAPRGIVAASVASLFAISLTQRGINGGDAIKALVFLTIIMTVVCQGLTAGQIAKWLQITSKEATGAVIVGCNPLSLLIARFFQERGENVVIIDTDPDCFAQAEAQNLRVIASSALDTAVLEEAGLASIGTFLAMTSNGEVNFVLAQRAAEEFNPPRVLAVFPRDPQANSSATSKVNQAFVSDLAIKTWNEYLNDGRVKLGTTTLNELEFASQQDRIQEKIRTGVLIPLLLEREQRLQVMPVNQEWEVGDRIIYLLHDPRPNLLKRLSGANQSTRLSLEKLPEVEEVPLAKLGQLSTSEASGS, translated from the coding sequence ATGGAAGCATCTTTTGAAATCACCTTACAGATGGTGGCTGCTGTCGTTGCAGGTATTAGCGCCCAAGTGCTAGCTGCCTATCTCCGCGTACCTAGCATTGTTTTGTTGCTGCTTTTGGGCATCTTGCTGGGGTCTGATGGTATTGGTTTATTGCATCCCCATTTGCTAGGCACGGGTTTGGAAGTTATTGTCGCTCTAGCAACGGCAATAATTTTGTTTGAAGGTGGACTCAACCTGGATGTGCGAGAGTTGGGTAGAGTTTCAGTTAGCCTTCAATTGCTCGTCACTTTGGGAACGCTAATTACACTGCTGGGTGGGAGTATGGCGGCGCACTGGTTGGGTGAATTTCCCTGGAATATCGCCTTTCTCTACGCTTCTATCATCGTGGTGACAGGCCCAACCGTGATCAATCCACTATTGAAGCAAATTAATGTCGATCGCCAAGTAGCCACGCTGTTAGAAGGAGAAGGGGTTTTAATCGATCCAGTTGGCGCTATTTTGGCTTTCGTTGTTCTCGATACGATTTTAAATGGCGATGCCGACCCACTAAATGCCATCATCGGGTTACTTATGCGTCTTGGTATTGGCGGGGCAATTGGCGCTGCTGGCGGTTACTTGATGAGCTTGATTTTTAAACGCGCTACTTTCTTGTCTTTTGAACTGAAAAACTTGGTGGTACTGGCAATACTTTGGGGTTTGTTTACCTTAGCGCAAACTATCCGTAGTGAATCGGGAGTGATGACTACGGTGATTGCAGGTGCAGTTTTTGCCAACTCATCAGTACCAGAAGAACGACTTTTGCGTCATTTCAAAGGTCAACTAACCATTCTCAGCGTTTCTGTGCTGTTTATTTTGCTAGCAGCCGACTTATCTATCGCCAGCGTATTTGCCTTGGGTTGGGGCAGTTTATTCACGGTTTTGGTACTGATGTTTGTTATCAGACCAATTAACATCTTGTTGTGTACCTGGAATAGTGACCTCAATTGGCGGCAAAAATTGTTTTTAAGCTGGGTTGCACCAAGGGGAATTGTGGCGGCTTCTGTTGCGTCTTTATTTGCCATTTCCTTGACCCAACGCGGGATCAACGGGGGTGATGCTATTAAAGCCTTGGTTTTCTTGACAATTATCATGACAGTTGTCTGCCAAGGACTAACAGCCGGACAGATTGCAAAATGGTTGCAAATCACCTCGAAAGAGGCAACAGGGGCAGTGATTGTAGGTTGCAATCCTTTGAGTCTGTTGATTGCCCGATTCTTTCAAGAACGGGGTGAAAATGTAGTAATAATTGATACAGATCCAGATTGCTTTGCCCAAGCTGAAGCCCAAAATCTGCGAGTGATTGCTAGCAGCGCCTTGGATACTGCTGTTTTAGAAGAAGCAGGGTTGGCTTCTATAGGCACTTTTTTGGCGATGACTAGTAATGGTGAAGTAAACTTTGTCTTGGCACAACGGGCGGCTGAGGAATTTAATCCGCCGCGTGTGTTAGCCGTGTTTCCTCGCGATCCGCAAGCTAATAGTTCTGCTACTAGTAAGGTTAATCAAGCTTTTGTTTCTGACTTGGCAATTAAAACTTGGAATGAATATTTGAATGATGGGCGAGTGAAGTTAGGAACAACGACACTGAATGAGTTGGAATTTGCTAGTCAGCAGGATCGCATCCAAGAAAAGATTCGGACTGGAGTGTTGATACCGTTGTTGCTAGAACGAGAACAACGCTTACAGGTAATGCCAGTTAATCAAGAATGGGAAGTTGGCGATCGCATTATCTACCTTTTACACGACCCCAGACCAAATCTTTTAAAACGTTTATCGGGTGCAAATCAGTCTACTCGTCTATCACTAGAAAAGTTACCTGAAGTGGAAGAAGTTCCTCTGGCAAAACTAGGTCAACTTTCCACTAGTGAAGCTTCTGGTAGTTGA